A part of Candidatus Manganitrophaceae bacterium genomic DNA contains:
- a CDS encoding TIGR02757 family protein, whose protein sequence is MTRQQRERLAPLLESFYQSRPQIDRIKADPIEFPHRYDDPKEIELVGWLASAMAYGRVDLFKAAVEKILALMEGGPYTYLSRFDPKRERRRFEGIYYRLSATEDLLCFIFLMSRVVQRFGSVGDLIRSLYREEEEDLGPTLSRFIEKVTAVDLAPIYGKNILPDGLRHLLSSPAHGSACKRSNLYLRWMIRPNDGVDFGLWSTIPPSKLIIPLDTHIIRIARYLGLTRRKSPDWKMAKEITESLKTLDPVDPLRYDFPLCHLGISGACPPEKNRSKCQACPLLGACRRGRRAIGKSLKTPCLGPTVLPV, encoded by the coding sequence ATGACACGGCAGCAACGGGAGCGGCTCGCGCCGCTCTTGGAATCTTTTTACCAATCCCGCCCACAGATCGATCGAATCAAAGCAGACCCGATCGAGTTTCCGCATCGTTATGACGATCCAAAAGAGATAGAACTGGTCGGCTGGCTCGCCTCGGCGATGGCGTATGGCCGGGTTGACCTCTTCAAGGCGGCGGTCGAGAAGATCCTGGCGCTGATGGAAGGGGGACCTTATACCTATCTCTCCCGTTTTGACCCGAAGCGGGAGCGTCGACGATTCGAGGGGATCTATTATCGACTCAGTGCGACGGAGGATCTCCTCTGTTTTATTTTTCTGATGAGCCGGGTGGTTCAGCGGTTCGGCTCGGTCGGCGATCTCATTCGCTCCCTCTACCGTGAAGAGGAGGAGGATCTCGGCCCCACCCTCTCCCGGTTTATTGAGAAGGTGACCGCCGTTGATCTGGCCCCCATCTATGGGAAGAACATCCTGCCAGATGGACTCCGCCACCTGCTCTCCTCACCGGCACACGGGAGCGCTTGCAAGAGATCGAATCTTTATCTGAGATGGATGATTCGGCCGAACGATGGGGTTGATTTTGGCCTCTGGAGTACGATTCCGCCGAGCAAGCTGATTATTCCGCTGGATACCCACATCATCCGAATCGCGCGCTATCTCGGACTAACGCGAAGGAAGAGCCCCGATTGGAAGATGGCGAAGGAGATCACCGAAAGCCTTAAAACCTTGGATCCGGTCGACCCGCTTCGATATGACTTTCCCCTCTGCCACCTTGGCATCTCGGGGGCCTGCCCGCCGGAGAAAAACCGCTCAAAATGCCAGGCATGCCCCCTTCTCGGCGCTTGCCGGCGGGGCCGCCGTGCGATCGGAAAATCGCTTAAGACACCCTGTCTGGGGCCAACCGTTCTCCCCGTCTAG
- a CDS encoding zinc ribbon domain-containing protein: MPIYEYTCRECKQPFTLLQPLSAKPEETPCPHCGAQKSERLFSTFASKANGSDGPTASPGPSGGHSHAGGCCG; encoded by the coding sequence GTGCCGATCTATGAATATACCTGCCGAGAGTGCAAACAGCCGTTTACACTCCTCCAGCCCCTTTCGGCAAAACCGGAGGAGACCCCCTGTCCGCATTGCGGCGCGCAGAAAAGCGAGCGTCTCTTCTCCACCTTCGCATCTAAGGCGAATGGGTCCGACGGCCCCACCGCTTCACCCGGACCTTCCGGCGGCCATTCCCATGCCGGAGGCTGCTGCGGATGA
- a CDS encoding cytochrome c: MRWTKWTKWNTALLLFTFFLAGCSGSPSPSGGASAGPVPKAPAEFAKGEALFNTHCARCHGEGARGTDHGPSFLSKIYEPSHHGDVAFRMAPQRGVRSHHWNFGDMPKLDGVSPQEVDEIIPYVRWIQKQAGIS, translated from the coding sequence TGTTTACCTTTTTTCTGGCCGGCTGCAGCGGGTCGCCGTCGCCTTCAGGGGGCGCCTCCGCAGGCCCGGTGCCGAAAGCGCCGGCCGAGTTTGCCAAAGGGGAGGCGCTCTTTAACACCCATTGTGCGCGCTGTCATGGGGAAGGGGCGCGTGGAACCGATCATGGTCCTTCTTTTCTCTCGAAGATCTATGAGCCGAGCCATCATGGTGACGTCGCCTTCCGAATGGCCCCTCAGCGGGGGGTGCGCTCTCATCATTGGAATTTTGGCGATATGCCAAAGCTCGACGGCGTCTCTCCGCAAGAGGTGGATGAAATCATCCCCTATGTTCGATGGATTCAAAAGCAGGCAGGGATTTCTTGA